One genomic segment of Coffea arabica cultivar ET-39 chromosome 6e, Coffea Arabica ET-39 HiFi, whole genome shotgun sequence includes these proteins:
- the LOC140009858 gene encoding uncharacterized protein translates to MRLEDMPVVKEYPDVFPEELESLPSERKIAFKIDVAPGVAPFSKTPYRMAPAELKELKLQLQDLLERNFIKESDSPWGAPCVVVFIDDILVYSKTLEDYEKRLKIILQTLREHQLYAKFNKFEF, encoded by the exons ATGAGATTAGaggacatgcctgtagtgaagGAGTATCCGGATGTCTTTCCTGAAGAGTTAGAGTCTTTACCCTCGGAAAGGAAAatagcttttaagattgatgtggcTCCGGGAGTAGCACCTTTCTCTAAGACGCCGTAtaggatggctccagctgaatTGAAAGAGTTGAAATTGCAGTTACAGGATTTACTAGAGCGGAATTTTATAAAGGAGagtgattcaccgtggggagccccg TGTGTAGTGGTGTTCATCGATGATATACTGGTGTACTCTAAGACCTTGGAGGATTATGAGAAAcgtttgaaaattattttacaaactttgagggaacatcagttgtacGCTAAGTTTAACAAGTTTGAGTTTTGA